In Lolium rigidum isolate FL_2022 chromosome 3, APGP_CSIRO_Lrig_0.1, whole genome shotgun sequence, the genomic window TGTTtccttagctgatttcttggtgtaTTCTTGTGAACTTGGTATAGGTGGGGAGAAGGAGGAGAGGGTGACCATGGAGGTCACTGACGAGATGATCAAGACCATGGAGGTCGGTTTGGCCTTCCGGGACTATGTAAGGACATCAATTCATTTCTCTTACCGCTGGTTTGAAGCTTGAACTATGAACTAGCCATTTATGTTTGGTCAGGGGCAGAGCCAGAAATTTTGGTTATGGGTGAAATAAATGTTTGGAGGGGCCAAACCATGCACTACTGATTAGCTTCCTGTCAAACAGAGAGGGTTAGCAAGCAATTTTATGTGCACTTGTCAAATAGAGAGTGTTTGACAGAGTAGAGTTCTTAGGAAATATAATGTTTGTGAACAATTATGCTAGTATACAAATAGTGGTTTTGAACTAACTATGAAACGAACCACTGATCTTATAACAGAACAGCAGCCACCTCTCAGATGTGAGCTCCTAATTTCGTATTTGAAAAGTGTTTTCTTGTAAAGAACATGCATATGGCTTAATTCAGATTCAGCTGATATGTTTCTATGCATCCTTTCCAGATCATGTATTTCACTTTACGTCTAGTAACTTGATTTGTGATATACCTTAATTGTATGGCAGAATGGCAGAATTAGTTCTATGGATTTTCACAGCAAGGCTACAAACTATTTTGTGACAGCCAGTGATGATGAATCAATACGCCTATATGACATTCAAAATGCCGTGTAAGTAACTGACTACAAGTCATTCcttaattttcttgaattttGTGTTCTATAATCAAGTAAAGCGTTTCATTAGATATTCTTGTTACAAGACACGAACTCCAAAGATCTGGCTTTGTTATTTGGTTTGCTAGCTGCCGTGTTCACTTCATAATACATTATGACACTGGCATTTGTTCAAGAGACAATTGTTTGGCTTAGGCATTACTACATTTGGCTGTTGAAAATGATTTATTCTACAACTATAGGTGGTAGAATCATTATTTACAAGTAGTCTAATAACTAAATAGAGATAGAATATGGTATGTATATGCTGCAGGCAGATTAGGGGATAAACATGGTGCCACCTCCAAGTCGGCTGGCACCTCTCTTATGCGGCCTCTCCCTTAATTGTCTCTATGCCTGCCCCCAGTTGACTTTCGTAGTGACTTTCCTTAGTAATTTAGCAAATTTCCTAGTATGCAACGATTCGATGCATATAGCTactgtattatttatttattttggcaATCAATACTGTATTTCCTGTGATACTGTATTTGATTTCTAactcagtaaaaaaaaatcagatgtTTGAAGACCATTAATAGCAAAAAATATGGGGTTGAATTGGTGTGCTTCACTACGAACCCAAGTCTTGTCCTGTATTCCTCGAAGAATGGCTGGGATGGTAAGTAATGTCTTGTCTTAGCTTAAGAGTGATTTAAGACTTACACTGAAAGAGTGCACTAATGCAGAATCTCTGCGGCTGCTCTCTCTGAATGATAACCGGTTTGTAAGATATTTCAAAGGCCATCTTGACAGGTATGCCGTATTTTATGATAAATTATACCCACATATTTCAGTTAAGCTAACGCGAACGGAAAATCCTTATGCTCTATGTCTTTTCCAGGGTTGTTGCTATGTCGTTATGCTATGAGAAAGATAGTTTTCTTTCTGCTTCACTTGACCGAACTGTTCTCCTTTGGGATCTGAGGGCCGACAAAGCACAGGTACAACTATTGATACTGTAAACTAGAAAATGCTATCCAATGAAACCTATCTCTCTTTGTGTCACTTAAACAAGCTGCAATTATAGTTAACAGAACTATTATGGTTTGGTGTCTGCTTCCCTGTCAAACCAATTTCTTAATCTCTTTATCCTCTAAAAAATAACTTAATCTCCCTCAGATGATCAGAAATCACCATGTACCATATAAGATTGTTGGAATTGAATCCTCAACATTCCTGAAGTTGCTAATATATTCTGTTCTGTTCTGGGATGATGGATATTGGATTCACTGTATTTCTATCTTTAAAGGCACGAGGTGTCTTGGTCATGGTCATTTTATTTATCTGGACTCCTTTAAATCTGTACACATATCGTGGCATCACAGTTTATGTATTGGATAACTTGTGACTAGTAAAATGCTCACTTCCGATTTTGTAGGGCTTACTGCGTGTGCAAGGGAGGCCTGCAGTTTCATATGATGATCAGGGTTTAGTTTTTGCAGTTGCGTACGGTGGTTTCATAAGGATGTTTGATGCTCGAAAATTCGAGAAGGTAGTGGTGATTGAATGTGTTGTTTGATCCTTAATTATCTGATACTTTATAACTACTCTGTTGATTATGATGATTGTCTCTGTTGGTAATGGTGAGTATCTTACATCCATAGGGGCCTTTTGATATTATCTCTGTTGGTAATGATGATTCTGAAGCCAATGTCATAAAGTTCAGCAGTGATGGACGGCGGCTACTTTTGACCACCAAAGCAGGGCATATTCatgtgctagattcatttcatggaAACCATGTAAGCATTTAAACTTCCTAGTGTAATTTGAgttttgctggctcatgggtttgGTAAACACTACTAATTTGTTTTTGGCAGATAGCAACTTTCAAAGTAAAACCAGCTGTCACCAATTCAACATTGGAGGCATCATTCAGCCCTGATGGAAACCATGTCATATCTGGTTACAAGCATTTTCTTATCATCCTTTTGATCATTGCTGCATTCTCCTTTACTAAACCAGTAAATCTAATCATCTTGTTGTTTTGTTCTTGCAGGCTCCGGTGATGGTAGTGTTTATGCTTGGAGTGTTAGAAGTGGAAAGAAAGTATGGACAAATCTGGCGTGTAATGTTTATGATTACAATTATTATTTATGTGAAATTGTTACTTACATGTATGGTCCCACTGCAGGTAGCACGCTGGGGAAGCACAGATAACGAGCCACCATTGGTTAGGTGGGCTCCAGGATCATTGATGTTCTTGACTGGATCTtcag contains:
- the LOC124703455 gene encoding protein ANTHESIS POMOTING FACTOR 1, yielding MQGGEKEERVTMEVTDEMIKTMEVGLAFRDYNGRISSMDFHSKATNYFVTASDDESIRLYDIQNAVCLKTINSKKYGVELVCFTTNPSLVLYSSKNGWDESLRLLSLNDNRFVRYFKGHLDRVVAMSLCYEKDSFLSASLDRTVLLWDLRADKAQGLLRVQGRPAVSYDDQGLVFAVAYGGFIRMFDARKFEKGPFDIISVGNDDSEANVIKFSSDGRRLLLTTKAGHIHVLDSFHGNHIATFKVKPAVTNSTLEASFSPDGNHVISGSGDGSVYAWSVRSGKKVARWGSTDNEPPLVRWAPGSLMFLTGSSELSCWVPDLSKLGSFTVTK